A stretch of the Neptunomonas phycophila genome encodes the following:
- the purE gene encoding 5-(carboxyamino)imidazole ribonucleotide mutase, protein MQPKVAIIMGSKSDWETMKNASDILDLLQVPYHVEVVSAHRTPDKLFSFSAAAVDDGYQVIIAGAGGAAHLPGMVASKTRLPVLGVPVQSKALSGMDSLLSIVQMPKGIAVGTLAIGTAGAFNAGLLAAQILANQDAELAARLDSFRHEQTETILDNPDPREA, encoded by the coding sequence ATGCAGCCGAAAGTTGCCATCATCATGGGTTCCAAAAGTGATTGGGAAACGATGAAAAATGCGTCTGATATTTTAGACCTATTGCAGGTTCCTTATCATGTCGAAGTAGTCTCTGCTCACCGCACGCCTGATAAATTATTTTCGTTTTCGGCTGCTGCTGTGGATGATGGCTATCAAGTTATCATAGCCGGGGCTGGCGGTGCGGCGCACCTACCGGGCATGGTGGCTTCTAAAACTCGTTTGCCGGTTTTGGGTGTTCCTGTTCAAAGTAAAGCGTTGAGCGGTATGGATAGCCTGTTATCTATTGTGCAAATGCCCAAGGGTATAGCGGTAGGTACGCTGGCGATCGGTACAGCAGGTGCATTCAATGCGGGTTTGCTCGCGGCGCAAATTTTAGCGAACCAAGACGCGGAGCTTGCTGCTCGTTTAGATAGCTTCCGTCACGAACAAACTGAAACCATTTTAGATAATCCGGATCCTCGGGAAGCGTAG
- the purK gene encoding 5-(carboxyamino)imidazole ribonucleotide synthase, with product MKKVWVLGAGQLGAMMKHAGLPLNVDVEAVAFDAPKVSLGSDDAVTAEIELWPQSAVTDQLSAHPNFVNKDVFPRLADRYTQKQLLDELSIATAPWRVVEAETTAASLYSALGDTVLLKRRTGGYDGRGQYWLKNAESTQVPEDFLNQSIAEQKIPFDEEVSLVGARDKDGNLFFYPLTLNLHLDGILMASVSPLSRLAQLQPVAESMLGKLLTSLNYVGVMAMECFRVGDQLMVNELAPRVHNSGHWTQAGASISQFEYHVRAVAGLPLAPARIKAQTVMINLIGVERNDGWLGVEGTELYWYGKEVRAGRKLGHINVCAPKQSDLCASLHQLSSLLPEPYPIVFEWVDRNLSSSDK from the coding sequence ATGAAAAAAGTGTGGGTTCTTGGCGCTGGGCAATTAGGCGCGATGATGAAACATGCCGGTTTGCCGCTTAATGTTGACGTAGAAGCTGTTGCATTTGACGCGCCTAAGGTAAGTCTTGGCTCTGACGATGCCGTAACAGCAGAGATTGAATTGTGGCCCCAGTCGGCTGTAACTGATCAGCTATCGGCGCATCCAAACTTTGTTAACAAAGATGTCTTTCCTCGCTTGGCTGACCGTTATACACAAAAGCAGTTGCTGGATGAGCTTTCCATTGCTACGGCGCCTTGGCGTGTCGTTGAAGCGGAAACAACGGCTGCTAGCTTGTACTCAGCCTTAGGCGATACGGTTCTATTGAAGCGCCGAACAGGTGGCTATGACGGGCGCGGGCAATATTGGTTAAAGAATGCTGAGTCCACTCAAGTTCCAGAAGATTTTCTAAATCAATCGATCGCCGAGCAGAAAATACCATTTGATGAAGAGGTGTCGTTAGTTGGCGCGCGCGATAAAGATGGTAACCTATTCTTTTACCCCTTAACGCTAAACCTGCACTTAGATGGCATTCTTATGGCATCGGTCTCTCCGCTCTCGCGTTTAGCTCAGTTACAGCCTGTGGCGGAGTCTATGCTCGGTAAGCTACTTACCTCGCTAAATTATGTGGGCGTAATGGCAATGGAGTGCTTCCGAGTTGGGGATCAGTTAATGGTCAATGAGCTGGCTCCTCGTGTTCATAATAGTGGCCATTGGACTCAAGCAGGAGCGTCAATTAGCCAGTTTGAATACCATGTGCGCGCTGTAGCGGGTTTGCCGTTGGCACCTGCACGTATCAAAGCCCAAACGGTTATGATTAACTTGATTGGCGTTGAGCGTAATGATGGTTGGTTGGGTGTTGAAGGTACTGAGCTGTATTGGTACGGGAAGGAAGTAAGAGCAGGTCGTAAATTGGGACATATTAATGTGTGTGCACCCAAGCAATCTGATTTGTGTGCTTCTTTACACCAGTTATCGAGCTTGTTACCAGAACCGTACCCGATAGTCTTTGAATGGGTTGATCGCAATCTATCGTCGTCCGATAAATAA
- a CDS encoding helix-turn-helix transcriptional regulator: MPIADTKLLTLPETANHHDHQYHQLVFGLEGDTEFDIQGRGQHVKLGHGCLVPSSTDHAFCGMGDNRIVVINIPIDKLDAGLIDPISRLFNAPSYFTLDTQRKVLLQSICREMAVTPPESPLLQACGQALLLSMHNFMNTPRPRNSQSAIDKTALDQYIAMNMHRKISISELAALVFLSPSHFHSRFKEAFNITPHQYVLQKRLECARQKLEEGWTVMRAAEHSGFSSQSAFTHAFRDYFAITPARCRKLVKEH, encoded by the coding sequence ATGCCAATCGCTGATACTAAACTACTCACATTACCAGAGACAGCAAACCATCATGACCATCAATACCACCAACTGGTGTTTGGTCTTGAAGGTGATACTGAATTTGATATCCAGGGTCGTGGTCAACACGTCAAGCTTGGCCACGGTTGTTTAGTACCTTCATCTACCGACCATGCTTTTTGCGGCATGGGTGACAATCGAATTGTTGTAATTAATATCCCAATAGACAAACTCGACGCTGGACTCATCGATCCTATTTCGCGCTTATTCAATGCGCCGTCTTATTTTACGCTCGATACTCAACGCAAGGTGCTACTGCAATCTATTTGTCGAGAAATGGCTGTCACCCCGCCCGAATCTCCTCTTCTTCAGGCATGCGGACAAGCATTATTGCTATCAATGCATAATTTCATGAACACACCTCGGCCGCGGAACAGCCAATCGGCGATAGACAAAACCGCTTTAGATCAGTACATCGCGATGAACATGCATCGTAAAATATCAATTTCTGAACTAGCCGCTTTAGTGTTTTTAAGCCCCAGCCATTTCCACAGCCGGTTTAAAGAAGCCTTCAACATCACGCCACATCAATATGTTCTACAAAAACGTTTAGAATGCGCGCGACAGAAGCTTGAGGAAGGATGGACGGTAATGAGAGCGGCTGAACATAGTGGTTTTAGCAGCCAAAGCGCATTTACGCACGCCTTTAGAGATTATTTTGCTATAACACCGGCACGCTGTAGAAAGCTTGTAAAAGAGCACTAA
- the hemE gene encoding uroporphyrinogen decarboxylase produces MAEPQTTVQAPLKNDRFLRALLRESVDVTPVWMMRQAGRYLPEYRATRAQAGDFLSLCKNRELACEVTLQPLERFDLDAAILFSDILTIPDAMDLGLYFEQGEGPRFKKIIRTEKDVSDIVVPNAEVDLDYVMNAVTEIRGALNGRVPLIGFSGSPWTLATYMVEGGSSKDFRHIKKMMYAEPDVLHALLDKLAQSVTTYLNAQIRAGAQAVQIFDTWGGVLSREMYQQFSLAYMERIVAGLIREHEGRKVPVIMFTKNGGQWLESMAAAKPDALGVDWTTDIGEARQRVGGQVALQGNMDPSVLYASPERIRAEVADILERFGPGNGQVFNLGHGIHQFADPDHAKVFVDAVHELSAKYHA; encoded by the coding sequence ATGGCTGAACCACAAACGACAGTACAAGCGCCACTAAAAAACGATCGATTTCTGCGTGCTTTACTACGCGAATCTGTTGACGTAACTCCCGTATGGATGATGCGCCAAGCAGGGCGATACCTTCCTGAATACCGTGCGACCCGAGCTCAAGCTGGCGATTTCTTAAGCTTATGTAAGAATCGTGAGTTGGCTTGTGAGGTGACACTGCAGCCCCTTGAGCGTTTTGATTTAGATGCTGCAATCCTATTTTCGGATATTTTAACAATTCCTGATGCTATGGATTTGGGTTTGTATTTTGAGCAGGGCGAAGGGCCGCGCTTTAAAAAGATCATCCGCACAGAAAAAGATGTGTCTGATATCGTCGTTCCAAATGCGGAAGTCGATTTGGATTATGTAATGAACGCCGTCACAGAAATACGTGGTGCGTTAAACGGTAGGGTTCCTCTTATAGGCTTCTCTGGCAGCCCTTGGACGCTGGCGACCTATATGGTTGAGGGCGGTTCTTCGAAGGATTTCCGTCATATTAAAAAAATGATGTATGCCGAGCCCGACGTGTTACATGCACTGCTGGATAAACTTGCGCAATCGGTAACGACTTATCTAAACGCGCAGATTCGTGCAGGTGCTCAAGCGGTCCAGATTTTTGATACTTGGGGCGGCGTATTGAGTCGTGAAATGTATCAACAGTTTTCGCTGGCTTATATGGAGCGCATTGTCGCTGGCCTGATACGAGAACATGAAGGCCGCAAAGTGCCAGTGATTATGTTCACTAAGAATGGCGGTCAGTGGTTGGAGTCTATGGCAGCTGCTAAGCCTGATGCACTAGGTGTTGATTGGACGACAGATATTGGTGAGGCTCGCCAGCGTGTTGGCGGTCAAGTGGCCTTGCAGGGCAATATGGACCCCAGCGTATTGTATGCATCTCCTGAGCGTATCCGGGCAGAAGTGGCTGATATTCTAGAGCGCTTTGGGCCGGGGAATGGTCAAGTTTTTAACTTGGGTCATGGTATTCATCAGTTTGCCGATCCGGATCATGCAAAGGTGTTTGTGGATGCTGTGCACGAGCTCAGTGCTAAGTACCATGCCTGA
- the radA gene encoding DNA repair protein RadA, with amino-acid sequence MAKTKTAYVCTECGADYSKWQGQCTACQAWNTLTEMRLGATEKSAAAKPRFDGYAGKTSGRVQSLSEVNLAEMPRMSTGSNELDRVLGGGLVQGSAVLMGGHPGAGKSTLLLQIMCYLAEKMPALYITGEESLQQVAMRAHRLGLKADQLKMLSETSVESITQVASELQPKVIVIDSIQVMHMAEISSAPGSVAQVRESAADLTRYAKQTGTVLFLVGHVTKDGSLAGPKVLEHMIDCSLQLEGSSDSRFRTLRSHKNRFGAVNELGVFAMLETGLKEVKNPSSIFLNRGEKPSPGSVVMVVWEGTRPLLVEIQALVDESHMNNPRRVAVGLEANRLAMLLAVLHRHGGMHMGDQDVFVNVVGGVKVLETSADLALLLAVVSSYRDRALPQDLMVFGEVGLSGEIRPVPNGQERIREAAKHGFTRAIVPKGNAPKEKIPGLEVVGVSRLEEALDAI; translated from the coding sequence ATGGCTAAAACCAAAACCGCGTATGTTTGCACCGAGTGTGGTGCTGATTACTCAAAGTGGCAAGGTCAGTGCACAGCATGCCAAGCATGGAATACATTAACCGAAATGCGTTTGGGCGCCACAGAAAAAAGCGCGGCTGCTAAGCCTCGCTTTGATGGGTATGCGGGCAAAACCAGCGGGCGAGTGCAAAGCTTAAGTGAAGTGAACTTGGCCGAAATGCCGCGTATGTCTACAGGGTCTAATGAGCTTGATCGGGTACTAGGTGGAGGTTTGGTTCAAGGCTCGGCAGTATTAATGGGAGGGCATCCCGGAGCTGGTAAAAGCACGCTTTTGTTGCAAATTATGTGTTACCTTGCTGAAAAAATGCCGGCGCTTTACATAACTGGAGAGGAGTCATTGCAGCAGGTGGCAATGCGGGCGCATCGCCTAGGCTTAAAAGCGGATCAGCTCAAAATGTTATCGGAAACCAGTGTGGAGTCGATAACACAGGTGGCTTCTGAACTGCAGCCAAAAGTGATCGTCATTGATTCTATCCAAGTTATGCATATGGCAGAGATCTCGTCAGCTCCGGGCTCCGTTGCGCAAGTAAGGGAATCGGCGGCGGATTTGACGCGCTATGCGAAGCAAACGGGTACGGTTTTATTTTTAGTAGGGCACGTTACTAAAGACGGCTCGCTAGCGGGGCCAAAAGTGCTGGAGCATATGATCGACTGCTCGCTGCAGCTGGAAGGCTCGTCGGATAGTCGGTTTAGGACGCTACGGTCTCATAAAAATCGCTTTGGTGCTGTGAACGAGTTAGGTGTATTTGCCATGCTTGAAACAGGCTTGAAAGAGGTGAAGAACCCAAGCTCGATTTTTCTTAATCGTGGTGAAAAGCCAAGCCCAGGCAGTGTAGTGATGGTGGTGTGGGAAGGAACTCGCCCTTTACTGGTTGAGATTCAAGCCTTAGTAGATGAGTCGCATATGAATAACCCTCGCCGAGTTGCCGTGGGGTTAGAAGCTAATCGGTTGGCGATGTTGCTAGCTGTGTTGCATCGTCATGGCGGTATGCATATGGGAGATCAGGATGTTTTCGTCAACGTCGTAGGTGGCGTGAAGGTGCTTGAAACCAGTGCCGATTTAGCCTTGTTGCTGGCGGTTGTTTCGAGCTATCGCGACCGCGCCTTACCTCAAGACTTGATGGTATTTGGGGAAGTTGGCTTGTCGGGGGAGATCCGTCCTGTTCCTAATGGCCAAGAGCGTATTAGAGAGGCGGCCAAACATGGCTTTACAAGGGCTATTGTTCCTAAAGGCAATGCACCGAAAGAAAAAATTCCTGGCTTGGAAGTGGTCGGCGTCTCGCGATTAGAAGAAGCGCTAGATGCTATTTAA
- a CDS encoding PilZ domain-containing protein, with protein sequence MTTPTTERRRFARIHFDGDCMFYSDTVKAPLKINDISFKGVLAESEHLPELKVDDKGLLIIQLDAGETRIEMPVTVNHLTARCIAFQAGTMELESIAYLRRLVELNLGDPSLLERELENLVAQE encoded by the coding sequence GTGACCACCCCTACTACTGAACGCCGTCGATTCGCTCGCATTCACTTTGATGGCGACTGTATGTTTTATTCTGATACTGTCAAAGCCCCACTTAAAATCAATGACATTAGCTTTAAAGGCGTATTAGCCGAATCAGAACACCTACCTGAGCTAAAAGTCGACGATAAAGGCTTACTGATTATACAGCTCGATGCAGGCGAAACCCGGATCGAAATGCCCGTTACAGTCAATCATTTAACGGCTCGGTGCATCGCATTCCAAGCTGGCACCATGGAACTGGAAAGCATCGCCTACTTGCGCCGATTGGTCGAGCTCAACTTAGGCGATCCATCTTTGCTAGAACGCGAATTAGAAAATTTAGTGGCTCAAGAATAA
- the ettA gene encoding energy-dependent translational throttle protein EttA produces MAQYVYTMNRLGKIVPPKRQILKDISLSFFPGAKIGVLGLNGSGKSTLLKIMAGVDTDFIGEARPMPDLNVGYLPQEPQLDDSKTVREIIEEAVSDVKNAMAELDQVYAAYAEPDADFEALAKKQETLENLITAKDGNNLDLALERAADAMRLPPWEAKVEHLSGGERRRVALCRLLLEKPDMLLLDEPTNHLDAESIAWIERFLQEYTGTVVAITHDRYFLDNAAGWILELDRGHGIPYEGNYSSWLEQKENRLAQESKQEAAHQKAVKSELDWVRQGQKGRQAKSKARLKQFEEMNSREFQERNETQEIYIPPGPRLGDKVIEINNVSKAYGDKLLIENMNVSIPQGAIVGVIGGNGAGKSTLFKMIAGEEKPDSGEVVLGSTVKLAYVDQMRELDGNNTVWQELSDGQDIITIGNYQTSSRAYCGRFNFKGSDQQKRVGDLSGGERNRLHLAKLLKEGGNVLLLDEPTNDLDVETLRALEEALLAFPGCAVVISHDRWFLDRVCTHMLAYEGDSQVTFFDGNYTEYAEDFKKRFGKDHQPERIKYKRIN; encoded by the coding sequence ATGGCACAGTACGTTTATACAATGAATCGCTTAGGCAAGATTGTTCCGCCTAAGCGTCAAATTCTCAAAGATATTTCTTTATCCTTCTTTCCTGGCGCCAAAATTGGCGTGCTCGGCTTAAATGGTTCGGGTAAATCAACCCTTCTAAAAATTATGGCGGGCGTAGATACCGATTTCATCGGCGAAGCGCGTCCCATGCCAGATTTGAACGTAGGTTATTTGCCTCAAGAACCGCAGCTAGATGACAGCAAAACAGTTCGCGAAATTATCGAAGAAGCGGTAAGCGATGTTAAAAATGCTATGGCTGAGCTCGATCAGGTATATGCGGCCTACGCAGAGCCTGATGCCGATTTTGAAGCACTAGCTAAGAAACAAGAAACACTTGAAAACCTCATTACCGCTAAAGATGGTAATAACCTTGATCTTGCTTTAGAGCGCGCAGCAGATGCCATGCGCCTACCACCTTGGGAAGCTAAAGTTGAGCACTTATCCGGTGGTGAACGTCGCCGTGTAGCGCTATGTCGCTTATTACTTGAAAAACCTGACATGCTGCTACTTGATGAGCCGACCAACCACTTGGATGCCGAGTCCATCGCGTGGATTGAACGCTTCTTACAAGAGTATACGGGCACTGTTGTGGCTATTACCCATGACCGTTATTTCCTCGATAATGCAGCTGGCTGGATCTTAGAGCTAGACCGTGGACACGGCATTCCTTATGAAGGCAACTATTCATCTTGGCTTGAGCAAAAAGAAAACCGTTTAGCTCAAGAAAGCAAACAGGAAGCCGCACACCAAAAAGCCGTTAAGTCCGAGCTTGATTGGGTACGCCAAGGGCAGAAAGGCCGCCAAGCAAAATCTAAAGCGCGCTTAAAACAGTTTGAAGAAATGAATTCTCGCGAATTCCAAGAGCGGAACGAAACACAAGAAATCTATATTCCGCCAGGACCTCGTTTGGGTGACAAAGTCATAGAAATCAATAACGTAAGCAAAGCCTACGGCGACAAGTTACTGATAGAAAACATGAATGTTAGCATCCCTCAAGGAGCTATTGTTGGTGTTATTGGCGGTAACGGTGCGGGTAAATCAACGTTATTTAAAATGATTGCCGGCGAAGAAAAGCCTGATAGCGGCGAAGTTGTTCTAGGCAGCACAGTCAAGCTGGCTTATGTTGACCAAATGCGTGAGCTCGATGGAAATAACACCGTATGGCAAGAGCTGTCAGACGGTCAAGACATCATCACAATCGGCAACTACCAAACATCATCACGCGCCTATTGCGGTCGTTTCAACTTCAAAGGCTCCGACCAGCAAAAACGAGTGGGCGATCTATCAGGTGGTGAACGCAACCGACTGCACCTAGCTAAGCTACTAAAAGAAGGTGGCAACGTTTTACTACTCGATGAGCCAACCAACGATTTGGATGTAGAAACACTGCGTGCACTAGAGGAAGCGCTGCTAGCGTTCCCAGGTTGTGCCGTTGTGATCTCGCATGACCGCTGGTTCTTAGACCGCGTGTGTACGCATATGCTAGCGTACGAAGGCGACTCTCAAGTCACTTTCTTTGATGGCAACTACACTGAGTACGCTGAAGACTTTAAAAAGCGCTTCGGCAAAGACCACCAGCCAGAGCGCATTAAATACAAGCGCATCAACTAG
- a CDS encoding glutathione S-transferase N-terminal domain-containing protein, producing MRFVRWFLGNLILFIDFITTPRGIKRSPDAQAQVDQQTRMLALYQFHACPFCVKVRRSMKRFSLNIELRDAKNNSMYREELEKEGGRIKVPCLRITNDDGSVSWMYESSDIIRYLEKRFVESTPTNSQHSKA from the coding sequence ATGCGCTTTGTTCGTTGGTTTCTAGGTAATCTCATCCTCTTTATCGATTTTATTACGACACCACGTGGTATTAAACGATCCCCTGATGCACAAGCTCAAGTAGATCAACAGACACGCATGCTAGCACTCTACCAATTCCATGCCTGTCCTTTCTGCGTCAAAGTTCGTCGCTCAATGAAACGTTTCAGCCTTAATATCGAATTACGTGACGCCAAAAACAACAGCATGTATCGAGAAGAGCTAGAAAAGGAAGGTGGCCGTATCAAGGTCCCTTGTTTGCGGATAACAAATGATGACGGTAGCGTTAGCTGGATGTATGAGTCCTCTGACATTATTCGTTACTTAGAAAAGCGTTTTGTTGAATCAACACCAACAAATAGCCAACACAGCAAAGCGTAA
- the glyA gene encoding serine hydroxymethyltransferase: MFSKDMSIADFDADLWSAMQSETTRQEEHIELIASENYTSPRVMEAQGSALTNKYAEGYPNKRYYGGCEYVDIVEQLAIDRACELFGATYANVQPHSGSQANAAVYMALCKAGDTILGMSLAHGGHLTHGASVSFSGRIYNAVQYGLNPDTGEIDYAEVERLAVEHKPKMIVAGFSAYSRIVDWAKFREIADKVGAYLFVDMAHIAGLVAAGVYPSPMDHAHVVTTTTHKTLGGPRGGLILSKLADEDLQKKLNFAVFPESQGGPLMHVIAAKAVCFKEAMEPEWKAYQAQVVKNAQAMAETFMSRGINIVSNGTEDHLFLVDLIDKEFSGKDADAALGRANITVNKNSVPNDPRSPFVTSGIRIGTPAVTRRGFKEEEVAQLTNWICDILDDINNEDVIARVKGQVVDICARFPVYK; this comes from the coding sequence ATGTTTAGCAAAGATATGTCAATTGCCGACTTTGACGCCGATCTGTGGTCAGCGATGCAATCAGAAACGACGCGTCAGGAAGAGCACATCGAACTAATCGCATCTGAAAACTACACCAGCCCTCGTGTGATGGAAGCGCAAGGTTCTGCTCTGACGAATAAATACGCTGAAGGCTATCCTAATAAGCGTTATTACGGCGGCTGTGAGTATGTTGATATTGTTGAGCAGCTAGCCATTGATCGTGCTTGCGAATTGTTCGGCGCAACTTATGCTAATGTTCAGCCGCACTCTGGCTCACAAGCTAACGCGGCTGTTTATATGGCGTTGTGTAAAGCAGGCGATACTATTTTAGGTATGAGCTTGGCACATGGCGGCCACTTAACTCATGGTGCATCGGTTTCTTTCTCTGGGCGTATCTACAACGCAGTTCAGTACGGTCTAAATCCTGATACGGGTGAAATTGACTACGCCGAAGTTGAGCGCTTAGCGGTTGAGCATAAGCCAAAAATGATTGTGGCTGGTTTCTCTGCGTATTCTCGTATTGTGGACTGGGCTAAATTCCGTGAAATCGCTGATAAAGTAGGTGCTTATCTATTCGTTGATATGGCACACATTGCAGGTTTAGTGGCGGCGGGCGTGTACCCATCTCCAATGGATCATGCGCACGTGGTGACTACAACGACGCATAAAACATTAGGTGGTCCACGTGGCGGTTTGATCTTATCTAAGCTAGCTGATGAAGATCTGCAGAAAAAATTAAACTTTGCGGTATTCCCTGAATCGCAAGGTGGCCCACTCATGCACGTTATTGCTGCTAAAGCCGTTTGCTTCAAAGAAGCAATGGAGCCTGAGTGGAAAGCATACCAAGCGCAAGTAGTTAAAAACGCACAAGCGATGGCTGAGACATTTATGTCTCGTGGTATTAACATCGTTTCAAATGGCACTGAAGACCACCTTTTCTTGGTCGATTTGATCGACAAAGAGTTCTCGGGTAAAGATGCCGATGCTGCGTTAGGTCGCGCAAATATTACCGTGAATAAAAACTCGGTACCTAATGACCCGCGCTCTCCGTTTGTGACATCGGGTATTCGCATTGGTACACCTGCGGTGACACGTCGCGGCTTTAAAGAGGAAGAAGTGGCCCAGTTAACTAATTGGATCTGCGATATTCTTGATGACATCAATAACGAAGACGTTATTGCACGTGTTAAAGGCCAGGTTGTTGATATCTGCGCGCGTTTCCCGGTTTATAAATAA
- the nrdR gene encoding transcriptional regulator NrdR produces MHCPFCGTNETKVVDSRLVAEGQQVRRRRECIACHERFTTFEIAELLMPRLIKADGTRQPFDEDKLRAGIQRALEKRPVSVEAIEACINRIKHRLRATGERELPSRQLGEEVMSELRKLDQVAYVRFASVYRSFQDINEFREEIERLSVDDLPDGKQSEGKA; encoded by the coding sequence ATGCATTGCCCGTTTTGCGGAACCAATGAAACTAAAGTGGTCGATTCCCGCTTGGTGGCTGAAGGCCAGCAGGTAAGGCGTCGTCGTGAATGTATCGCCTGTCATGAGCGCTTTACCACGTTTGAAATTGCCGAACTTCTTATGCCTCGCTTGATTAAAGCGGACGGCACTCGCCAACCTTTTGATGAAGATAAACTCCGCGCCGGTATCCAGCGAGCACTCGAAAAGCGCCCTGTGAGTGTTGAGGCTATCGAAGCCTGTATTAATCGTATTAAGCACCGCCTTCGAGCTACCGGCGAACGCGAATTGCCGTCACGCCAGCTTGGTGAAGAAGTGATGTCTGAACTGCGTAAGTTAGATCAGGTTGCCTATGTGCGTTTTGCTTCTGTGTATCGCAGTTTTCAAGATATTAACGAATTCAGGGAAGAGATTGAGCGCTTGTCTGTTGATGATCTACCAGACGGTAAACAGTCAGAAGGTAAAGCATGA
- the ribD gene encoding bifunctional diaminohydroxyphosphoribosylaminopyrimidine deaminase/5-amino-6-(5-phosphoribosylamino)uracil reductase RibD, with protein sequence MNPVDSGFVTGGSSWSTNDYQYMAEAIRLARCGVYSTDPNPRVGCLIVKNNTVVGRGYHIRAGEGHAEVNALREAGDKARGATAYVTLEPCSHFGRTPPCAQALIDAGLARVVSAMQDPNPSVAGRGLGMLKAAGISTEVGLLETQSRALNPGFIKRMETGKPFVRVKLAMSLDGRTAMSSGESQWITGAAARSDVQRLRACSSAIITGIESVLLDDPALTVRDVDLADENGFIRQPLRVVLDSHARLPRSASIIQQSGRTVQVVTQEEATASAGLECEQLVMPASAQGIDLPTLLNYLAKQEQCNEVLVETGARLAGAFIQAQLVDELVVYMAPTLLGSQARPLVDLPLSEMREQQRLILTDVRHLGEDVRLTYHFNDLINQSTQAGL encoded by the coding sequence ATGAATCCGGTTGATTCAGGTTTTGTTACAGGTGGTTCGTCATGGTCTACCAATGATTACCAATATATGGCGGAAGCAATCCGGTTAGCGCGTTGCGGTGTCTATTCAACGGATCCAAACCCTCGTGTTGGTTGCCTCATTGTTAAAAACAACACAGTTGTAGGCCGAGGCTATCATATCCGAGCCGGCGAGGGGCATGCAGAAGTTAATGCCTTGCGGGAGGCCGGGGACAAGGCGCGTGGTGCAACGGCTTATGTCACATTAGAACCCTGTAGTCACTTTGGTCGCACGCCCCCGTGTGCCCAAGCGTTGATTGATGCGGGGTTGGCGCGTGTTGTCAGTGCGATGCAAGATCCAAACCCAAGTGTTGCTGGGCGTGGGCTGGGCATGTTGAAAGCCGCAGGCATAAGCACTGAGGTGGGTTTGCTAGAAACTCAATCGCGAGCGTTAAACCCAGGCTTTATTAAACGCATGGAGACGGGAAAACCATTTGTTCGTGTAAAACTAGCCATGAGTTTAGATGGGCGAACGGCTATGAGTAGTGGGGAGTCACAGTGGATTACAGGAGCTGCCGCTCGTAGTGATGTTCAGCGGCTTAGGGCCTGTAGCTCGGCCATTATTACAGGTATTGAGTCTGTCTTACTTGATGATCCTGCGCTCACTGTCCGTGATGTAGATTTAGCTGATGAAAATGGTTTTATTCGTCAACCGTTACGTGTGGTATTGGATAGTCATGCTCGTTTGCCCAGATCGGCATCTATCATTCAGCAGTCAGGACGGACGGTTCAGGTCGTAACCCAAGAAGAGGCGACGGCATCGGCCGGTCTTGAATGTGAACAGTTAGTGATGCCTGCTTCAGCTCAAGGGATTGATTTACCTACTTTGCTAAACTACTTGGCAAAGCAGGAGCAATGTAACGAAGTATTAGTGGAAACGGGGGCGCGTTTAGCGGGTGCATTTATTCAGGCGCAGTTGGTCGATGAGCTAGTGGTTTATATGGCTCCCACTTTACTTGGGTCGCAAGCTCGTCCATTAGTTGACTTACCGCTATCGGAGATGCGAGAGCAACAACGACTGATACTCACTGATGTGCGCCACTTAGGTGAAGATGTACGTCTAACCTATCATTTTAATGATCTTATTAACCAATCTACACAGGCTGGGTTATGA